AGGTATTTTCGCAGTAGGTTTCGTTTTCCGCTGGTCACCCTAAGCTCTTTCTCAAGGTAGTTGTCCACCGATCCATATGTAAGTTTGATATAGTCGATGGCATAGTTGAGATAAGCCCTGTTTACGGACAACATGGCTGTCACAGCCTCCTGTAGAGGTTCAGAGAGGTTGCGGGCGTCGATCTCCACCATTTCAGGATCAATGAATTTGTTGGAAAGAATGTATTCCTCTTCGAGTGAACTCTGTGGTACACCAATGGCATAAAGAATCAGGTAGGCAGCGAGCCCCACTCCATCCTTTCCAAGAGAACCACTCATAAGGATAGGATAGTTGCTGTCATTGGCGAGGATATCAAACAGCTCACCAAATTGTGCCTTATGGTTCTCCAGGATGTTCACATACTCCTCCTGCACGTAACGAATCGCATCACTGCGATCAAAATTTTCATCTTCAAGCTGTTCGTCAAGCTTCTGAGCATCCATCGGCATCAGTGGGAGTGCGATCTTACGGATGGAGGGATGCAGTAGAATGGGATATCTGCGGGCAGTGCGTTCGGAGCGAAAATCAATTACGGTGCGGATATTGAGACGCCGAATCTTCTCCTGGTCGTAGAGCGTGGCATTGCTCAGGTTGCCTGATCGGTAGATCTCTCCCCATTTCATCTGACGGTTGTCAGTGGTAAAGTAACCTCCGATGTCGCGGAAATTCTTAATCCGGTTCATATCAATGGCACGGTTGGCAACCACACCTGAATAGACACCACCTGTTCGCAGGATGAAATATTCCCGCAATCCGGAACCGGTAGGATTGAGCCTCATCACCTGATCGGTAATCTTGCGCGAAGTAACGGGACTGAAACTGGTCAGTGAGCTATCGGTAAGCGATGAGAGTATTTCTATGTTCCCCTCCTGGTCGGGGCTCACTTCCCATTTGAGCAGAAAATCACCTTCCAGGTCTTTTTCTACCACAGAGGTAATCTTGACTGTTGACATGCAGGAACTTCCCACTATCAACAGCAACAAGAAAAGAGATGTATGAATCCAATCTTTCACCATAGGTACTTTGAACAAACAAATGTACAAAAAACTTTGTTCTTATAATCCTGCCGGTAAAGGCGATTAACAAACAATAATGAATTGATCCTCTTTTTAATGGTTTATGGGTTAGATGTTTATGATGAAAGATGAGTCCGCACCCACAATTGTTGATAACTTGTGCACAGGCTGTAAACAGAAAGATGAAAAGAAAAATTGAAAATAACAGAACCATTCTTGTATAAAAATTGAATCGAACTGACCAAACTAATTTCTCATTTTTTTACAGAATCTTTTGACTCTTTTTCAACAGCTGTTTCAGCCTATCAGAAAATTAATTATTAACTTTGCCTCTTACCAACAATTGTGTATAACATTCACAATTCTTTCAATATCAAATAATAAATAAATACTCTCCCTGTTGATAAAGGTTGATAAAGCCATTGTAATTGATCATAACCCATCGCAATGCAAATCACCAGAAAAGTCATCAACAGTTTCAACAGACATTCATAATCATCATGATTCATTTTAAATTTAAAAAAATATATATAATAAATAGATGATGAAAGAAACAATCATAGATCAGATAAACTTACTGAGGAAAGAGAAGAATGCAATCATTCTGGCACACTACTACCAGGAGGCAGAGATACAGGATGTGGCCGACTTTGTTGGCGACAGTCTGGCATTGGCTCAGTGGGCTGCGAAAACCACAGCTGACATCATCGTTCTCTGTGGCGTTCATTTTATGGGTGAAACGGCAAAGATATTGAGTCCGGATAAGCGTGTTTTTATTCCTGATCTGAAAGCCGGATGTTCACTGGCTAACAGTTGTCCTGCGCCGGAATTTGAAAAATTCATCGCCAACCATCCGGGACATACCGTAATCTCATACGTCAATACCACGGCAGCGGTAAAAGCGTTGACCGACATCGTGGTGACCTCTACCAATGCCCGTCAGATTGTAGAATCGCTTCCGGAAGATGAGAAGATTATCTTCGGACCGGACAAACATCTGGGTGATTACATCAATAAGATCACCGGCAGAAATATGTTGCTTTGGGACGGCGTTTGCCATGTGCATGCACAATTCTCACTGGAGAAGATATTGGATCTTAAAAGAGAACACCCTGATGCATTGATTCTCGCACATCCTGAGTGTCCCGCTTACCTGTTGGAAGTTTCTGATCATGTGGGTTCTACCTCTTCCATCCTGAAGTATGCCACCCAATCCCCTAAAAAAGAGTTCATCGTGGCTACCGAAGCGGGTATCCTGCACCAGATGCAAAAAGACAATCCGGACAAGATTTTTATTCCTGCTCCACCGGAAGATGCCACCTGTGCCTGCAATGAGTGTTTTTACATGAAGATGAATACACTTGAAAAGTTGTATCTCTGTCTGAAAAATGAGCAACCCGAAATCTTTGTGGAGGAGTCGGTAAGGGTAAAATCGGTAAAATCAATTGAACGGATGCTGGAGATATCCGAGCGATATGGTTTATAATGCTGTTTCAATCGAATAACGACCAGACGGATTGCAGGAGATGAGAAGGTTCATTTCTTTTTTGTACCTTTGCATCCCAAATAAAAAAACAGCAATCATCCGTTTCAGATAAACGGACCTAAAATAGCGATCAATGGCTTTACAATGTGGCATCGTGGGACTTCCCAACGTGGGAAAATCTACCCTCTTCAACTGTTTGTCGAATGCTAAGGCACAGGCAGCCAACTTTCCCTTTTGTACGATAGAACCGAACGTGGGGGTAATCACCGTACCCGATGAACGGTTGAACAAGCTGGCTGAACTGGTGCATCCCCAGAAAATTGTACCCACCACTGTAGAGATCGTGGACATTGCGGGACTGGTGAAAGGGGCCAGCAAGGGCGAAGGGCTTGGCAATAAGTTCCTGGCCAATATCCGGGAGACAGACGCGATCCTGCATGTGTTGCGTTGTTTCGACGATGAAAATGTGACGCATGTAGACGGCAATGTGGATCCCGTAAGGGATAAGGAGATCATTGACGCCGAACTGCAGTTAAAAGATCTGGAGACCATTGAGGCACGCATCAACAAAGTGGAGAAACAAGCCAAGACAGGTGGCGACAAAGAAGCCCGACTGGCATATGAGGTCTATGCTCGTATCCGGGAGGCACTGCTGAAGGGTGAATCGGCCCGGACAGTCACCTTTGACACCAAAGATGAAACAAAGGCCGCAAATGAGCTCTATCTGCTTACCGCCAAACCGGTGCTCTATGTCTGCAATGTGGATGAGGCAAGTGCTGTCAGTGGGAACAGCTACGTAGAGGCAGTACATGAAGCAGTAAAGAACGAAAATGCAGGCATCCTGGTTGTCGCTGCAAAAATAGAATCTGAGATTGCCGAATTTGACACATACGAAGAGCGGCAGATGTTCCTCAATGAGATAGGACTCGAGGAATCGGGTGTGAGCAGACTGATCAAAGCTGCGTATACCCTGCTCAACCTTCAGACTTTTTTGACGGCCGGTCCGCAGGAGGTACGGGCATGGACGTTCCACAAGGGCTGGAAGGCCCCCCAATGTGCCGGTGTGATTCATACCGACTTTGAGAAGGGATTCATCCGTGCCGAGGTCATCAAGTATGCTGATTACATTCATTACGGATCGGAGAGCGCCGTAAAAGAAGCGGGGAAAATGAGCGTGGAGGGGAAAGAATACCTGGTGCAGGATGGTGATATCATGCACTTTAGGTTCAATGTATGATAAATTTCAAAACAAGATATTTTAACCAATCACTTATGGATACCACAGAACTTTTCGGCTACCTCGCCATGACTTTTCTTGTTGTCTCTTTTCTTCCCACGCAGGTAAGAAAAGTGCGAATGATCAACCTGATTGCCTGTGCTTTGTTTATTGTATACGGGGTACTGCTGGGATTCAAATGGCCATTGATCATCTCAAATGCAGTAGTGTGCATCATTCAAATCTATCATCTCTTTTTTAGGAAACAGAAAAACTGAACTGTATGGTTCATCCTGCAACCGTGGTGGGGATGCCCAGCTCCCCCACCCTGCGGGCAATTTCCTGCAATACCTCATTTGGCGCTTTTTCAAGCTCTCTGGCGGGTGTTTCCCTGTCGATGGTATAGATCATCACCTCGCGTGGCCGGAGCGATCTGACGAGCCCTAACCATGCTGAAACCTCTTTCTCGGTCGTGTTGTCCACTACCCTCCCCTCAAAACGGCCACGCAGAAACATCGACTGCAGGATAAAATCACCCTCAAACAAACGATATCGTTCCACCTGCTGGCTCACGCTGTAAGTAGCCGCGTTGGGACGGTCTATTTGTCGCGCTGTCTCATCGAAAGCAGAATCGAGCTTCAAAATGGGGTTTTCTATCTTTCTCATGGCGTCGAACACCTCTTTCTTGTTGAGGTGAAGACCGTTGGATAATACACTGATCTTTGCTTGCGGGAAATAGCGGTCACGAAGCAACAGTGTGTCATCGATGATTCCCTCAAACTCCGGATGCATGGTAGGCTCTCCGTTGCCGGCGAAGGTGATCACATCGGGTGTTACACCCTCTTTTTGCAACTGTATCAGTTTATCCTCCATGGCAGCCCGCACGTTCTCCCTGTCAGGCAGTTTCGTTTTGGTGCGGAAGTCCCTGTTGAATCCACATTCACAGTAGATGCAGTCGAACGAGCAAAGCTTCCCGTCGTAGGGCAATAGATTCACACCCAGTGATTTGCCTAACCGGCGGCTTTGCACCGGTCCGTATACGATTTCATGAAAGAGAATGGTCATATTGAATAGATTATTGGAGTTGTCAGTTGTCAGTTGTCGCCGAAAATAAAGAACCAGGCAGCCACCACTAAAAGAGCGACAGCATCCCTTCTGTTCCGAAGGCTATGAGCAGGTAGCGGAGGAACTTTCCCAGCGTCATGGTGCTCATCACCAAGGGGACGTTGGCACGCATGAATCCCAGTGCCACAAGAATTGCATCTCCCACTGCCGGCAGGAATCCGAAGAACCCCATCACCCCACCCTTCCCATGGAGCCACCGGATGATCTTGTCTATTTGTTCCGGTTTGATACGGAACCATTTTTGCAGCCATTCCGTCTTGCCAAGTCGTCCCAGGTAGTAACAGGTAGCACCCCCCAGCGCATTGCCCACGGTGGCGAAGAGAATGCACTGCCAGGTGTCCAGGCCCGCTGCGATCAGTGCGGCGAAGACCACTTCTGAACTGAAGGGCAGCACCGTAGCAGCCAGGAAGGAAGCCAGCAACAGACCCCAGTAACCATATTCTACCAGACCGTCGAGCATGGCAATTAATGTGCTACAAGCCAGTTCTCACCCACCCCCAGATCGGATACCAGTGGTACCTTAAGGATATAGGCATTCTCCATCTCCTGGCTTACGATCTGCCGCACCTTTTCCAATTCATCGGGTAAGACGCTGAAGTTCAGTTCGTCATGCACCTGAAGGATCATCTTCGACTGCAGCTGTTCCTCTTCTAACCTTGCGAAGATGCGGATCATCGCCACCTTGATGATGTCGGCGGCACTTCCCTGGATGGGTGCGTTGATGGCGTTGCGTTCGGCATAACCCCTTACAGTGGCGTTACGTGAGTTGATATCGGGCAGGAAACGCTTGCGGCCGTAAAGTGTCTCCACATATCCTTTTTCGCGCGCCTGGAGAATAGCCTCGTCCATGTATCTCTTCACTCCCGGAAAGGTTGCGAAGTACTCGTCTATCAACTCTTTGGCTTCCCCACGGGGGATGTTGAGTCGTTCCGACAATCCGAAGGGACTGATCCCGTAGATGATGCCGAAGTTGGCGGTTTTCGCTTTCCGTCGTTGGTCGCCGCTCACCTCTTCCAGTGGTATCTTAAAGATTTTTGCTGCGGTGGCGGCATGAATATCCTGTCCGTCGACAAATGCCTCCACCATGTTCTCGTCACCGCTCAGGTGGGCCATGATGCGCAGCTCAATCTGTGAGTAGTCAGAAGAGACGAAGAGACACCCCTCATCGGGGATGAACACCTTGCGCATCTCCCTACCCCGTTCATCGCGGATGGGGATGTTCTGCAGGTTGGGGTTGGTGCTGCTGAGCCGGCCGGTAGCCGCCACCGTCTGATTGAAAGAGGTGTGTACCTTCCCTGTTTTCTCGCTTACCAGCAGGGGAAATGCATCCACATAGGTGCTCAGCAATTTTTTAAGACCACGTTGTTCCAGTATCTTTTCGATCACAGGATGCCGGTTGCGTAGTTTTTCAAGCTCCTCCTCGCTGGTCTTGTATTGTCCCGTCTTGGTTTTTTTGGGTTTATCTGCTATTTTAAGCCGGTCGAAAAGCACTTCCCCAATCTGCTTGGGTGAGTTGACATTGAAAGGGATACCCGCCATCCCGACAATCTCCTCTTCAATTGCTTCCAGCTCCCTGCTGTACTGTTGCGAGAGTTCTTTCAGAGCTTCCAGGTCGAGACGTACACCGGTCCACTCCATCTCGGCCAATACATAGACCAGGGGAGCTTCCACATTGAAAAAGAGATGATCCAAGCCGTTCTGCCTGATCTCCTCTTGGAGTATGTTCTTTAGTCTCAAGGTGATATCGGCATCTTCTGCGGCATAATCTTTCACCACCGACGGATCTACCTCCCGCATGCTCTTCTGATTCTTGCCGCGCGGAC
This genomic window from Dysgonomonadaceae bacterium zrk40 contains:
- a CDS encoding tyrosine-protein phosphatase — its product is MSTVKITSVVEKDLEGDFLLKWEVSPDQEGNIEILSSLTDSSLTSFSPVTSRKITDQVMRLNPTGSGLREYFILRTGGVYSGVVANRAIDMNRIKNFRDIGGYFTTDNRQMKWGEIYRSGNLSNATLYDQEKIRRLNIRTVIDFRSERTARRYPILLHPSIRKIALPLMPMDAQKLDEQLEDENFDRSDAIRYVQEEYVNILENHKAQFGELFDILANDSNYPILMSGSLGKDGVGLAAYLILYAIGVPQSSLEEEYILSNKFIDPEMVEIDARNLSEPLQEAVTAMLSVNRAYLNYAIDYIKLTYGSVDNYLEKELRVTSGKRNLLRKYLLYQF
- the nadA gene encoding quinolinate synthase NadA, producing MMKETIIDQINLLRKEKNAIILAHYYQEAEIQDVADFVGDSLALAQWAAKTTADIIVLCGVHFMGETAKILSPDKRVFIPDLKAGCSLANSCPAPEFEKFIANHPGHTVISYVNTTAAVKALTDIVVTSTNARQIVESLPEDEKIIFGPDKHLGDYINKITGRNMLLWDGVCHVHAQFSLEKILDLKREHPDALILAHPECPAYLLEVSDHVGSTSSILKYATQSPKKEFIVATEAGILHQMQKDNPDKIFIPAPPEDATCACNECFYMKMNTLEKLYLCLKNEQPEIFVEESVRVKSVKSIERMLEISERYGL
- the ychF gene encoding redox-regulated ATPase YchF, which gives rise to MALQCGIVGLPNVGKSTLFNCLSNAKAQAANFPFCTIEPNVGVITVPDERLNKLAELVHPQKIVPTTVEIVDIAGLVKGASKGEGLGNKFLANIRETDAILHVLRCFDDENVTHVDGNVDPVRDKEIIDAELQLKDLETIEARINKVEKQAKTGGDKEARLAYEVYARIREALLKGESARTVTFDTKDETKAANELYLLTAKPVLYVCNVDEASAVSGNSYVEAVHEAVKNENAGILVVAAKIESEIAEFDTYEERQMFLNEIGLEESGVSRLIKAAYTLLNLQTFLTAGPQEVRAWTFHKGWKAPQCAGVIHTDFEKGFIRAEVIKYADYIHYGSESAVKEAGKMSVEGKEYLVQDGDIMHFRFNV
- a CDS encoding radical SAM protein, giving the protein MTILFHEIVYGPVQSRRLGKSLGVNLLPYDGKLCSFDCIYCECGFNRDFRTKTKLPDRENVRAAMEDKLIQLQKEGVTPDVITFAGNGEPTMHPEFEGIIDDTLLLRDRYFPQAKISVLSNGLHLNKKEVFDAMRKIENPILKLDSAFDETARQIDRPNAATYSVSQQVERYRLFEGDFILQSMFLRGRFEGRVVDNTTEKEVSAWLGLVRSLRPREVMIYTIDRETPARELEKAPNEVLQEIARRVGELGIPTTVAG
- a CDS encoding DedA family protein, which encodes MLDGLVEYGYWGLLLASFLAATVLPFSSEVVFAALIAAGLDTWQCILFATVGNALGGATCYYLGRLGKTEWLQKWFRIKPEQIDKIIRWLHGKGGVMGFFGFLPAVGDAILVALGFMRANVPLVMSTMTLGKFLRYLLIAFGTEGMLSLF